The genomic region ACTCTTTATAGTCCCGGATTATGTGATCCCAATCTTCTGATGTTCTTCTTTTCATTTTCCACTCCTTTAGAATAGAAAATGCATAGAAATCTCAGTTACTGGTAGATGGGGCTTTATTAGCGGTTACGGAGGTTCGAGTCCTCTTCCAGGCACAATCAAAGCTTCAATGACCTTCAGGTCGTTGGAGCTTTTTTTTTATTTCTTTAAAGTGAGGACTCGAACCTGAGGAGCGGCCTGAATAATTGGAGGGCAAACAGACGGGGATGTCAATTTAGCTCTGCATGAGGTCTAAAAAAGAAGTTAAACATGTATCAATTATCAGAATATAGAAAATTATTGCCATTAAATTCCCATGGAATAAAACTACAGCATTGGGGAGAACCCCAGTTTTACGAATAGTTTCTCAGTTTCAGAATAGAGCAGGTCTCTATGTTTGTCATCTAAGCAGCGTTTATTATAGGGCACTATCTGGTCCTGTTTTTCAACGAAGAAACCGTTGAATCTGGAAACATCACCAGTCTCCACAAGATGAATGCTCGTTTCAGCACCCTCTTCTATGGTTTGATATTTTTTTCTGACTATAGGGGCCATCATCTTCATAAAAAAAGTGTCGCCGGTCCATATGTTTGAAGCGACTTCACCGGGGTGAACGGCAATAACATCAATACCGACGAGTGAATCGGCAAGACTCCTGGTCCATAAGACTAAAGCAAGCTTCGACGCGGAATATGCGGGAAAGCCATGAGCTGCTTTCAAACTGTAAAAATTCTTGAACCTGATCTTTCCAAAAAGAGCAGCCCTTGAAGATACATTGATAATTCTTGCGCGTCCGGATTCTTTCAATAAAGGCAGAAGCCCCTGGGTTAACAGCACCGGTGCAAAATAATTTACCCCAAGGGTCATTTCAAGACTCTGTGCAGTCTGCCGATAGGAATCACAAAACAGACCCGCATTATTAATCAGTACATCAACAGAACTGTAATATGATTTGATTTCCCGGCAAACTGACTGCACAGAATCAAGATCAGAAAAGTCCGCATTGAAATTTGTTATGCTCCCTTCTGTTTTAATATCCTTTTCAAACTTTTTCTTAACTTCCTCAGCCCTGTCAATGTTACGGTTAACTGTTATGAGTTCATGACCATTCTTAAACAGTTCTCGAAGAGTTGCATAACCAATTCCATTCGTTGTTCCGCTTATGATAATTCTCATAGTATTATTATATCATTAATCATATTCCCATATTAGTTAATAAAGAACAGGGGGGATTTATAAAATTCACCAGTCAACAATGGTGTTATCATCCTCTGTATAGAGCCGGGGAGAATCCCAGTCTCCTGAAAATGCCCTCTCCTGGAGCATCTCTTCATTCACAGTAATCCCCAGACCCGGACGATCGGTCAACTTGATATAACCGTCTTCAACCTCAAAAGGTATTTCTAAATATCCCTCACCAAGATCCCACTCTTCCTTCATCCCGAAATGCTCGGCAATCAGGAAGTTGGGAGTACAGGCTGCCAGCTGAATATTGGCAGCAAGGGAAACAGGGCCTAATGGATTGTGGGGAGCAACTTTGCAGTAATAGGTTTCAGCCATAGCGGCGATTTTTCTTACCTCGAGAATTCCTCCGGCATGGGAGAGATCAGGCTGAATAACAGAAACAGTACCGGCCTCAAAGAGTGGACGGAATGCACCGCGACCTACAAGACGCTCCCCCGTGGCAATGGAGGCTGTGACAGAGTTTGAAATTCCGGCCATGGCATCCGTATTCTCAGGAAGACAGGGTTCCTCGATAAATAGAGGATAATAGGGCTCGATTCCACGAATAACCTGTACAGCCATATCGGGAGTCAGGCGGCCATGAAAATCAATGGCAATATCCATATCATCCCCGACAGCTTCCCTGATTTCTTTAAAGCGTTGGATCTGAGATTCTATATATCTTTTTGTCCCCCTGTTTGCGGTGAAGGGTTCAACAAGAACTTTAATGGCTGTAAATCCATTTGTTTTTCTTTCAAGGCCTCGGGTGATTATCTTCTCTGTAGTTGCACCCCAGCAATGACCATAGATTCTGATTCGATCCCGGTACATTCCTCCAAGCATCTCATAGACGGGCATATTATAGAACTTACCTTTAATATCCCAGAGAGCCTGTTCAATACCACTTATGGCACTCATAAGAATGACCCCTCCCCGATAGAAGGTATTCCGATACATAGACTGCCAGAGATACTCAATCCTTAATGGATCCTTTCCTATCAGGAACTCAGCCTGCTCCATCACTGCAGCCTCAACTGTCCGGGCTCTACCCTCAAGAATGGGTTCACCCCAGCCGATGATTCCCTCATCAGTAGAGATCTTTAAAAAACTCCACCTGGGTTTAACATGAAATATTTCCAATTTTGTTATTATCATTTCAAGACTCTCTTTTTACTGAATTTTTGTGGAGGACCAATCTGTATCCAGATCATTTTCTGTATAAATGGGAAGAAGGGCCCCCCCGTCTATATCGAGACAGGAACCTGTCATATAGGCGAAATCATCTGAGATAAGATGACCGACAACCCGGGCGATCTCTTCCGGGGTCGCAAATCTCTTTAATGGAATTTTATCTGTGGCCTCATGAACAGGGTCTTCCGCAGGCCAACCGACATCAGTATATCCAGGGGCTATGGCAATGGACCGGATCTTATAGGGAGCCAATTCCATGGCGATATGCTTTGTAAATTTTGCAATAGCAGCTTTAGTGGGACCATAGACACTTGCCGTCGGCCAGCACCCGTCTTTCTGATTTGAAGACATATTAAGGATGACTCCACCCGATTTACTTTCAATCATATTCCTGGCAGCTCTCTGGGCAGAGAAAAAAGTTCCTTTCCAGTCAATATTTGTGATCGAATCCCATATTTCTTCTGTCACACCAACAAAGGGTTTGAATGTACTTATTCCGGCATTATTTACAAGGAGATCAATTTGCCCGAAACGTTCAAGAAATTGATCAAACAGAATATCTATATCAGCCTTTCTCCCTATATCAGCCCTGAAGAGTTCAACATCAACACCGGATTTTTCAGCAAGCTCCTTTGTATCAAGAGCCCCTATATCACTGCTGTGATAATTTATACCGATATCCCATCCTCTGCGGGCAAGCTCCAGGACGATTTCCCGGCCGATCCCCCGCCCTCCTCCGGTAACAAGTGCTTTCTTTCTCATAATTTCCCCTTACAGACATTCACTCAATTATCTTTTACAGAAAATTTCCTCCATAAAACAAATAAACATCAATTCCATATTAAGAGGGCAATAATGTAAATGAAATAGATATATTTGCACAAATAACTAGATTATATTAATATGGATCAATGAAAAGAAGAGACGGTTTTTCAAACCAGATCATGATTGTTGTGCCTCCTGAGAACTTTCAGAAGTCCGATGAAATAATAAAACAGCTTTATGTTAGTGATATTGGTCACTTTCCCAGGGCCGAAGAGAACCTTGTCTCCCGAAAAGAGGGATGTGATTCCGAGGTCATGATAATATGTACAGGAGGAAACGGCTGGTTTGAGTTCAATAACCAGCACTTCGATATGAAAAAAGATGAAGCAATCATCATGCCCGCAGGAATCCCTCATATATATGGAACAAGCGAGGGTGGATGGTGGCAGATCTTCTGGATTCATTTTGGAGGATTACAATCGAAGGAAATAAGAAGCAGTTTAAGAGGAATACATTCTGATGCTCCCTTCCCCCTACCCTTCGGTCAGGAGAGCCGAAATATTTTTTCACTCATATGCAGCTCCCTCCAGGACGGAATCAGCCCTATAAAATATGATCTGGCCTGCAGCAGGCTATGGCATTTGATGGGAGCTCTACGTAGTGATAGAAAGATGGGTTCTGCGCTTTCCCAGGGTGCAATCATTGAGTGCCTATCCATAATGGAAAGCAGGATCAACAGCTGTCTCACTCTTGAAGAATTAAGCAATAAGGTATCTATGACCCCTCAATACTTATGCAGACTTTTCAAGCAGAAAACTGGACACAGCCCTATTGAACACTTCAATCGGATGAAAATCCAGAGAGCCTGTAATTTGCTGGATATGACTTCAGAGAAAATTGGCGAGGTCAGCACACAGATAGGAATTAGTGACCCTTATTACTTTACCCGGATCTTTAAAAGAATTATGGGTGTTCCTCCCCGGGAATACAGAAATCGTCAGAAATAAGTAGTCCAGAATATCACTTACCGGAAGGAACTCTATTTCCCCCTGTAAATCTTCCTGTAGTTTCCAGGAGTAATGCCACTGTCTTTTTTGAACATATTTGTAAATTGAACTGGAGAAGTAAAACCCAGTTCATGAGATATGGACTTTGCAGGGATGGATGTATTTCTCAGTTTCATTTTTGCCATTTCAATCTTGCTTGAGATTATGTAGCGGTAGGGGCTTATGCCCAATTGCCTTTTAAATACCCGACTCAAGTGCTCTCTTGATATGGAAAGTTTGTCCGCAAGTTCTCCGGCATTGTACAAGCGGTTTGAATTGGTATTGATAATCTGCAATGCCTTTTCTATTAGAACAGTTTCAATGTTTCCTGTATTTTCTTTTTCTTTACTCCAGATCAGTTCATATAATAGTTCGCTAGCCAATTTTGCATTTTCAGAGGCAAGCATTGTCGAGTAGGATTCCTGCAAGCTTTTTAAATCGAGAAGCTTTTTAATAATGCCGGTCGTTTCGGGTAAATGAAAAATATATCCAAAACGGGAGTTTATCTCCTCAACCATTTTCATAGAATATGATGACTGGAAATTGCACCAGAGAACAACCTGCCGTTCAGTTAAACTTTCGGGATAATAGTATCTGTAATGTTTATCCATCGTATTAGTAAGGAATGCTGTACCTGAAGGCAGCCTGTGGACATTGTCACCATCATCAAAAGCTCCGCATCCTGATAGGGTAAACTGAAAAATAGAAGTCTCCTCACTTTTATATTGGCCATGTTCCTCGGAACTCCATTGATAGCGGGAATCATTTATTGTGCTTTCGTGAATATTGAGAATTCGGGGAAGATTCTCCATTGGGCTGATAATATTGAAATCAACACCCCAGTTATGAGTAACGATATCACACATAGATAATAATTATCATAAATTGTATGGTAGATTCAAGAGTCTTCCAATGAGATAATTATCTAATTGAATATAATATATGCATTTGGTAACAATAGTGGGAGATAGTAAATTATGGTTTTAGAAATCACAAATAATGAAAAATCATATTTGAGAGAACTGGCAAAGAAGTATAATGAGTATTCAAAACTGGATGTCATGGAAGAGAGGACAACTCTCTGGAATGCTCATAATCAGCTGAGTAGTGATAAGCCGGTAGTCGTTATGGAGAATATTACCTTCAATAGTGATTTTCTGCCTGAATTGAAGTGTTCCACAGTGCCTGGACAATACCTTGAAAATATCCTTTTGGAACAGATCCTGAATTATGAATTGATAAACGATGACAAGGTCATTCCTCCCTATATCCCCATGGAACTGAAAATTGACTTCAAAGCCTTTGCAAGCGGATATAAACACAAATATTCGAAAGACAGTGAGGGACGGGAAATAGGGTATGAAAGCAGTCATCTTATCAGTAATTTGAAGGACGATCTGCCCAAGCTGCAGCATTCAGAATATTCAGTCGACTGGATCCAGACAAATGAAACTAAGAATTTTATTGAAGGAGTCGTCGGAGACATTCTTCCCGTAGTGATAAAAAATACATCACTCAACTGGCACATTATGCCTACCGCCCAGATTATTGAACTTATGGGAATGGAGGCAATGATGTTTGCCATGTTTGATGATCCTGATGAGATGCATCAGCTTTTCTCCTTTATCAAGGAAGATATA from Oceanispirochaeta sp. M1 harbors:
- the dgoD gene encoding galactonate dehydratase, with product MIITKLEIFHVKPRWSFLKISTDEGIIGWGEPILEGRARTVEAAVMEQAEFLIGKDPLRIEYLWQSMYRNTFYRGGVILMSAISGIEQALWDIKGKFYNMPVYEMLGGMYRDRIRIYGHCWGATTEKIITRGLERKTNGFTAIKVLVEPFTANRGTKRYIESQIQRFKEIREAVGDDMDIAIDFHGRLTPDMAVQVIRGIEPYYPLFIEEPCLPENTDAMAGISNSVTASIATGERLVGRGAFRPLFEAGTVSVIQPDLSHAGGILEVRKIAAMAETYYCKVAPHNPLGPVSLAANIQLAACTPNFLIAEHFGMKEEWDLGEGYLEIPFEVEDGYIKLTDRPGLGITVNEEMLQERAFSGDWDSPRLYTEDDNTIVDW
- a CDS encoding SDR family NAD(P)-dependent oxidoreductase is translated as MRIIISGTTNGIGYATLRELFKNGHELITVNRNIDRAEEVKKKFEKDIKTEGSITNFNADFSDLDSVQSVCREIKSYYSSVDVLINNAGLFCDSYRQTAQSLEMTLGVNYFAPVLLTQGLLPLLKESGRARIINVSSRAALFGKIRFKNFYSLKAAHGFPAYSASKLALVLWTRSLADSLVGIDVIAVHPGEVASNIWTGDTFFMKMMAPIVRKKYQTIEEGAETSIHLVETGDVSRFNGFFVEKQDQIVPYNKRCLDDKHRDLLYSETEKLFVKLGFSPML
- a CDS encoding AraC family transcriptional regulator — its product is MKRRDGFSNQIMIVVPPENFQKSDEIIKQLYVSDIGHFPRAEENLVSRKEGCDSEVMIICTGGNGWFEFNNQHFDMKKDEAIIMPAGIPHIYGTSEGGWWQIFWIHFGGLQSKEIRSSLRGIHSDAPFPLPFGQESRNIFSLICSSLQDGISPIKYDLACSRLWHLMGALRSDRKMGSALSQGAIIECLSIMESRINSCLTLEELSNKVSMTPQYLCRLFKQKTGHSPIEHFNRMKIQRACNLLDMTSEKIGEVSTQIGISDPYYFTRIFKRIMGVPPREYRNRQK
- a CDS encoding AraC family transcriptional regulator, which gives rise to MCDIVTHNWGVDFNIISPMENLPRILNIHESTINDSRYQWSSEEHGQYKSEETSIFQFTLSGCGAFDDGDNVHRLPSGTAFLTNTMDKHYRYYYPESLTERQVVLWCNFQSSYSMKMVEEINSRFGYIFHLPETTGIIKKLLDLKSLQESYSTMLASENAKLASELLYELIWSKEKENTGNIETVLIEKALQIINTNSNRLYNAGELADKLSISREHLSRVFKRQLGISPYRYIISSKIEMAKMKLRNTSIPAKSISHELGFTSPVQFTNMFKKDSGITPGNYRKIYRGK
- a CDS encoding SDR family NAD(P)-dependent oxidoreductase yields the protein MRKKALVTGGGRGIGREIVLELARRGWDIGINYHSSDIGALDTKELAEKSGVDVELFRADIGRKADIDILFDQFLERFGQIDLLVNNAGISTFKPFVGVTEEIWDSITNIDWKGTFFSAQRAARNMIESKSGGVILNMSSNQKDGCWPTASVYGPTKAAIAKFTKHIAMELAPYKIRSIAIAPGYTDVGWPAEDPVHEATDKIPLKRFATPEEIARVVGHLISDDFAYMTGSCLDIDGGALLPIYTENDLDTDWSSTKIQ